Within the Deltaproteobacteria bacterium genome, the region CCAACGTGCTGATGGCGCTGGGGATGAGCTCGCTCTCGCCGACGCAGGTGTCGCTGCCCTTCAAGCTGCTGCTCTTCGTGATGGTCGACGGCTGGCACCTCCTCGCCCAGGGCCTCGTGCTCGGCTACCGCTGATTGGCCCGACGGCTGCAAAGGAGCCTGGTCATGAACCCCGACACCTTCCTCGCCCTCGGTCGCGAAGCCCTGACGATGCTCGTCATCGCCTCCGCCCCGCCGCTGCTGGCCTCGCTCGTGGTGGGCGTGCTCGCGTCGCTGTTCCAGGCGACCACGCAGATTCAGGAGAGCACGCTCTCGTCGGTGCCCAAGCTGCTCGCGGCGATCGGCGCCCTGGTGCTCGCGGGTCCGTGGATCGGCCAGCACCTGGCGCGCTTCACCCAGGACCTCTTCGCTGTTCTCCCGCAGCTCCACTGAGCCCGCCATGAACTTGCCCTCCGCGCTCACGGTTCTCGCGAACCAGCTCCAGCCGCACCTCTGGCCGGTGGCGCTCTGCGGCGCGCGGCTGCTTCCGGTGTGCTTGATGTGCCCGGTCTTCGGCGGCGGACAAGCGCCGTCGCAGGTGCGCCTGAGCCTTGCGCTGATGCTCGCGCTCTTCGTGCACGTGGGGTGCGGGATCGCGCTGCCTGCGACCTTCGTCGCGAATCCGGAGACGCTGATTCCCGCCTTCGCGACGCAGCTCTTCGCGGGCTTGTGCATGGGCTACGTGGCCGCCTTGCCCTTTGACGCCGCGCGCATCGGCGGCCGGCTCCTCGACACGCTCCGCGGTGCCAACGCCGAAGCCTCGCTTCCCGAAGTCGGACAGAAGGACGCCGCCACGGCAGGCATGCTCCACCAGCTCCTCTGCGCGACGCTCTTCGCCTGCGGCGGCTATCGGCTGGTGATGGGCGCGGTGGTGAAGAGCTTCGGCGCCCTTCCGCTCGTGGGCGGCGCCATGAACATGACCGCGGCCGTCGAGCTGTGCGCCGCGGGTGCGCTCGCGGCGATGGCCACTGGGCTCGCGATTGGTGCTCCGGCCGCTGCGGTGTCACTGGTCGTCGACGTGGGACTTGGGCTCGCGGCTCGCGCCGCACCTCAGCTCAAGCTCGCCGACACGGGCGCGCCGGTGAAGCTTGGCCTCGGCGCTGCGGCGATTCTGTTGTCGCTCGGAGCCGTCAGCGAGCGGCTGCTGGGCGTCGCGGCGGAGAGCGTCCAGACGCTCGGGCTGCTGGTGAGGTGATCGCGCGGCGGTCACCCCCTGTCCGTGGCGCGATCACTTGCCCGGAGGGGTCATCCAACCACCTGGAATCGCTCGAACTCTGAGTCGGCACGGGCATCGCAATTGCGCGGTGCATGTCCTCCGAGAAGACCGAGCAGCCCACCGAGAAGCGCAAGCGCGAAGCCCGGGAAAAGGGCCAAGTCGCGCGCTCGAAGGCGCTCTCCGCCACCGCTTCCGGCAGCGCGGCCATGCTCGCGGCCTTCGGCACGCTCTCGGGCTCGGCGGGCGAGGCCGTCCACTACACGCGCGCGGCGCTCGAGCAGGCCACTGCGCTCGGCCAGAGCCCCGACCAGGCCGTCCACGCGGCCGTCTCGATGCTCCTCGCGCTGGCAATTCCCACGCTGGCGACTGCAGTTGCGGCCGCTGCGCTGGTCACCGCGGCGCAGGTCGGGCTGCAGCTCAACCTTGGCCACGTCGCGCCCAAGCTCGAGCGGCTCGATCCCAGCGCCGCCTGGAAGAAGATGTTCGGCGTCCAGAGCGTGATCGAGGTGCTGCGCTCGCTGGTTGCCGTGGCGGTCGTCGGCGGGATTGGCTGGGCGACGCTGCGCAACAACGCGGCGATGCTCGCGAATCTCGCTTCGACACCCGGCGACGCTGCCATGTGTGCCGGCCTCGGGCTCGCGCTGCAGATCGCCAAGAAGGCCGCGTTCGCCCTGCTCGCGCTGGGCGCCATCGACTACGGCATCCAGCGCTGGCAGCACCTGAAGTCGCTGATGATGACCCGCGAAGAGGTCAAGCAGGAGCACAAGAATTCCGAAGGAGATCCGCACATCAAGGGCAAGCGGAAGCGCCTCGCCAAGGAGCTCCTCAACGCCGCTGGCAAGGGCGTGAAGGGCGCCACGGCGGTGGTCGTGAACCCGACCCACGTCGCGGTGGCGCTGCTCTACGACACCAAGATCGCCGAGGCGCCGGTCATCGTGGCCCGTGGCACCGAGGCCGAAGCGCTGCAAATCCGCCTGGAAGCGCGACGCTACGGCGTGCCGATCGTCAAGGACGTCCCGCTCGCGCGGACCCTGGTGAACTTCCAGGTCGGCGAAGAGGTGCCCGAGGAGCTCTACCAGGCGGTGGCAGGGATCTTGAAAGTGGTCTTCGAACAGCAGCTCACGACGACGGAGCACACGCCATGAAGCTCG harbors:
- a CDS encoding EscU/YscU/HrcU family type III secretion system export apparatus switch protein, with protein sequence MSSEKTEQPTEKRKREAREKGQVARSKALSATASGSAAMLAAFGTLSGSAGEAVHYTRAALEQATALGQSPDQAVHAAVSMLLALAIPTLATAVAAAALVTAAQVGLQLNLGHVAPKLERLDPSAAWKKMFGVQSVIEVLRSLVAVAVVGGIGWATLRNNAAMLANLASTPGDAAMCAGLGLALQIAKKAAFALLALGAIDYGIQRWQHLKSLMMTREEVKQEHKNSEGDPHIKGKRKRLAKELLNAAGKGVKGATAVVVNPTHVAVALLYDTKIAEAPVIVARGTEAEALQIRLEARRYGVPIVKDVPLARTLVNFQVGEEVPEELYQAVAGILKVVFEQQLTTTEHTP
- the fliQ gene encoding flagellar biosynthesis protein FliQ translates to MNPDTFLALGREALTMLVIASAPPLLASLVVGVLASLFQATTQIQESTLSSVPKLLAAIGALVLAGPWIGQHLARFTQDLFAVLPQLH
- a CDS encoding flagellar biosynthetic protein FliR codes for the protein MNLPSALTVLANQLQPHLWPVALCGARLLPVCLMCPVFGGGQAPSQVRLSLALMLALFVHVGCGIALPATFVANPETLIPAFATQLFAGLCMGYVAALPFDAARIGGRLLDTLRGANAEASLPEVGQKDAATAGMLHQLLCATLFACGGYRLVMGAVVKSFGALPLVGGAMNMTAAVELCAAGALAAMATGLAIGAPAAAVSLVVDVGLGLAARAAPQLKLADTGAPVKLGLGAAAILLSLGAVSERLLGVAAESVQTLGLLVR